The following are encoded together in the Pedobacter steynii genome:
- a CDS encoding RagB/SusD family nutrient uptake outer membrane protein yields the protein MKLIKIYLLILFVIAITSGCKKDFLNRPPLSQITTDNFYKSSSDLRLATAALYAQPWNDWNSFPLLGIGDILSGNMLQPYNADLAQLASFSITSDNGQLSTSWRCFYKIVAHCNANIKAINTKLPDSVPVKNKNGALAELKFLRATAYFHLAQLWGAVPIIEDNDQLIKDPLLPRHLLSDVYKFIINDLRFATASLPNRDQPGRVTTWSAQGMLAKVYLTKAGISGSRNQTDLDSAAFYAKNVINTSGLMLLPSYYNLFKTQYNDNPESLFAFQWAPGVGYGNGNAIQTQFAPSSAVVPPGGGWGGAIGPTFDLDSLYAPQDSIRRKATFMLTGDHYPELNAAGGGYTATSCSVKKHIVGTAVDNNSPTMDIWSSTEHNTVLRLGDVYLVYVEALLGNNSSTANPEALRVFNMIRKRAGIDEVTNITTESLRNERRIELAFEGQYWFDLVRLSYYNPQGAITLLNNQILKNTRVQFTYNPSTGVKTKSANGMVITPPTIATFTLPIPATEITADPKLLGAPVAYY from the coding sequence ATGAAACTGATTAAAATATACCTCCTCATTTTGTTTGTCATTGCCATAACAAGCGGTTGTAAAAAAGATTTCCTTAACCGGCCACCCTTGTCGCAAATCACAACGGATAATTTTTATAAAAGCTCTTCTGACTTAAGACTTGCTACCGCTGCACTGTACGCTCAGCCATGGAACGATTGGAATAGTTTTCCCTTGCTCGGCATTGGCGATATTCTAAGTGGCAATATGTTGCAGCCTTATAACGCCGATCTGGCCCAGCTGGCCTCATTTTCGATCACCAGTGATAATGGACAACTGAGTACCTCATGGCGCTGTTTTTACAAAATAGTAGCCCATTGTAATGCCAACATCAAAGCAATCAATACGAAATTGCCGGATAGTGTACCTGTAAAAAATAAAAATGGCGCACTTGCTGAATTAAAGTTCTTGCGTGCTACAGCGTATTTTCACCTGGCTCAGCTATGGGGTGCAGTGCCTATTATTGAGGATAATGATCAACTCATCAAAGATCCCTTATTGCCACGTCACCTGCTTAGTGATGTTTATAAATTTATAATTAACGATTTAAGGTTTGCTACAGCTTCTTTACCAAATCGTGATCAGCCTGGTCGCGTCACTACCTGGTCTGCTCAGGGCATGTTGGCTAAAGTATATCTGACGAAGGCAGGAATTAGTGGGAGCAGGAACCAGACAGATTTGGACAGCGCTGCTTTTTATGCAAAAAATGTGATCAATACCAGTGGATTAATGCTTCTGCCAAGTTATTATAACCTATTCAAGACACAATATAATGATAATCCGGAATCGCTTTTTGCCTTCCAGTGGGCACCGGGTGTAGGTTACGGCAATGGTAATGCAATCCAGACCCAATTTGCACCAAGTAGTGCTGTGGTGCCTCCGGGTGGTGGCTGGGGCGGTGCGATCGGGCCAACCTTTGACCTGGATAGCCTATACGCTCCGCAGGATTCCATACGCCGTAAAGCTACTTTTATGCTCACAGGTGATCATTATCCCGAACTGAATGCAGCAGGAGGCGGGTATACTGCAACAAGTTGCAGTGTTAAAAAGCATATTGTCGGTACAGCAGTCGATAATAATTCACCAACAATGGACATTTGGTCCTCTACCGAACACAATACCGTATTGCGTTTGGGAGATGTCTACTTAGTATACGTTGAAGCCTTATTAGGCAACAATAGTTCAACCGCAAACCCTGAGGCATTAAGAGTTTTCAATATGATCAGAAAAAGAGCTGGTATTGACGAGGTAACTAATATTACAACAGAATCACTTAGGAATGAAAGGAGAATTGAACTGGCATTTGAAGGGCAGTACTGGTTTGACCTGGTTCGCCTTTCCTATTATAATCCACAAGGAGCTATTACCTTGCTGAACAATCAGATTCTAAAGAATACCAGGGTGCAGTTTACTTATAATCCCTCCACTGGTGTAAAAACAAAATCTGCTAATGGCATGGTAATCACTCCACCAACGATTGCCACGTTTACCTTGCCGATACCGGCTACAGAGATTACAGCAGACCCCAAATTATTGGGTGCTCCGGTGGCGTATTACTAA
- a CDS encoding glycan-binding surface protein — MKKLFNKASNCLLLVLFATMFFIQQGCKKDKSSSSGAPVITGVRNYVASPGDSLLTSVGTGKWIVISGQNLKGTLQIYFNGVKGSFNDAWFSDTSAIVLLPDVIAFPLVEAAQLNTIRYITTHGETTFSFPIVAPAPTISGISNESANAGDSVKINGFNFFFIQRVSYAGVEVTGFKGSSDGTSISMKVPASVSTGGPVTVVTKSGSVTTFYHVHDYVTGVLNNYDGVNNFSWGSPVSNSAVDFPGNNGNYGVLKASNIPGGNGNWWDNGRSMNADGVQWVPVANLKDTLNNYALKFEMAVNKPWINGSIQIVKDYTWTYSALYRPWRNSNGSITPFKTKGWQTVTIPLSNFLNNSLPASTLTALLGETGKGAINITFINDGTTIVADFEAAIDNIRVVKVK; from the coding sequence ATGAAAAAGCTATTCAACAAGGCAAGTAACTGTTTATTACTTGTTTTATTTGCAACGATGTTCTTCATACAGCAGGGTTGTAAAAAAGATAAATCATCGTCTTCCGGTGCCCCTGTTATTACGGGTGTGCGTAATTATGTAGCCAGCCCCGGAGATTCCCTTTTAACTAGTGTAGGTACCGGAAAGTGGATTGTCATTTCAGGCCAGAACTTAAAAGGTACACTTCAGATTTATTTTAACGGGGTGAAAGGCTCGTTTAACGATGCCTGGTTTTCAGATACAAGTGCTATTGTACTATTGCCTGATGTGATTGCCTTTCCGTTGGTAGAGGCTGCTCAGCTGAATACTATACGGTACATCACGACCCATGGAGAAACTACATTTTCTTTTCCTATTGTAGCTCCTGCCCCTACAATTTCCGGCATATCTAACGAAAGTGCCAACGCAGGTGACTCTGTTAAGATCAATGGATTTAACTTCTTTTTTATCCAGCGCGTCAGTTATGCAGGAGTTGAGGTTACAGGTTTTAAAGGTTCCAGCGATGGTACTTCTATCAGCATGAAGGTGCCGGCAAGTGTTTCAACAGGCGGGCCGGTAACCGTAGTCACAAAATCGGGCTCGGTCACTACCTTTTATCATGTCCACGATTACGTGACTGGCGTATTGAATAACTACGATGGGGTAAACAATTTTTCATGGGGATCTCCTGTTTCAAACAGCGCAGTGGATTTTCCTGGAAATAATGGCAATTACGGAGTGCTGAAGGCGTCAAATATACCCGGCGGAAATGGAAATTGGTGGGATAACGGACGGTCAATGAATGCGGATGGAGTACAATGGGTACCGGTCGCTAATTTAAAGGACACGCTAAATAATTATGCGTTAAAGTTCGAAATGGCAGTTAATAAGCCATGGATAAATGGTTCCATTCAGATCGTAAAAGATTATACCTGGACTTACTCTGCCCTTTATCGCCCTTGGAGAAACAGCAATGGTTCAATCACGCCATTTAAAACAAAGGGCTGGCAAACCGTTACGATTCCATTGTCAAATTTTTTAAACAACAGCTTGCCAGCTTCTACACTAACGGCTTTATTGGGGGAGACCGGAAAAGGTGCTATTAACATTACGTTTATCAATGACGGTACAACGATAGTTGCTGATTTTGAAGCGGCTATAGACAATATACGCGTAGTAAAAGTAAAATAA
- a CDS encoding cellulase family glycosylhydrolase yields MNHPLTLKIKSQQSFFVLLLLITLLTSFCKKKEEVQPQLNVSLSELAFQPEGGISSIIVTSNSKWSVNNPGATWLQLDQTTGNGGSTTLKLTAVPNGTGVSRSATLIVTSGGQARRVKLSQVSDLYPSYNTSPKTPDATGMGSNAVQLAAKMHLGWNIGNTMESPGGETGWGNPQITESYVRFLKQTGFNAVRLPCAWDWHHLSDRSKAKIDPAWLSRVKEVVQYCVNNDMYVLLNIHWDNGWLDANINNLKKDSVNAKQKALWEQIATTMRDFDEHLMFASANEPPAENAEQMEILNSYHQTFINAVRSTGGRNSYRVLVVQGPGTDFDKTDRLMNTLPTDQISNRMMVEVHNYTPAQFTILDQDASWGKMFYYWGASHHSTIQPDRNPTWGGESEHIRVFGLMKAKFIDKGIPVLMGEYGAYRRGNSQNVPLDLNTHNDAVDYWNRYVTKQAIQHGLKPFFWDTGAALDRRNNRVLDQRTIDAILAGSR; encoded by the coding sequence ATGAATCATCCCCTAACTTTAAAAATTAAATCGCAGCAGTCTTTCTTTGTATTGCTGCTGCTGATTACCTTGCTGACTTCATTCTGTAAAAAGAAAGAAGAAGTTCAGCCGCAACTCAACGTTTCTTTATCTGAACTTGCATTTCAGCCGGAAGGAGGAATCTCCAGTATCATTGTGACCAGTAATAGTAAATGGAGTGTTAACAATCCAGGAGCTACATGGTTACAACTAGATCAAACAACAGGAAATGGCGGAAGTACAACCTTGAAACTGACCGCAGTACCTAATGGTACGGGAGTTTCCCGTTCTGCTACGCTGATTGTTACTTCGGGCGGGCAGGCCAGACGGGTTAAGCTGTCTCAGGTAAGTGATCTGTATCCTTCGTACAATACATCTCCCAAAACGCCTGATGCAACAGGCATGGGAAGCAACGCCGTCCAATTGGCTGCAAAAATGCATTTGGGATGGAATATCGGTAATACCATGGAATCTCCAGGTGGCGAAACTGGCTGGGGAAATCCGCAGATTACGGAATCCTATGTGAGATTTTTAAAGCAGACAGGCTTTAATGCGGTAAGGCTTCCATGTGCTTGGGACTGGCACCATTTAAGCGATCGGTCGAAAGCGAAAATTGACCCTGCATGGCTTAGCAGAGTGAAAGAGGTGGTTCAGTATTGTGTAAACAACGACATGTATGTATTGCTCAATATCCACTGGGACAACGGCTGGCTGGATGCTAATATCAATAACCTGAAGAAAGATTCGGTTAACGCTAAGCAAAAAGCACTTTGGGAACAGATCGCTACTACAATGAGAGACTTTGATGAGCATCTGATGTTTGCCAGTGCTAATGAACCTCCGGCTGAAAATGCAGAACAGATGGAAATACTCAATAGTTACCACCAGACATTTATCAATGCAGTTCGCTCTACCGGTGGCAGGAACAGTTATCGGGTGTTGGTTGTTCAGGGACCTGGAACTGATTTCGATAAAACCGACAGATTGATGAATACGCTTCCAACAGATCAGATTTCTAATCGCATGATGGTGGAAGTGCATAATTACACCCCCGCTCAATTTACGATCTTAGATCAGGATGCAAGCTGGGGGAAGATGTTTTACTATTGGGGGGCAAGCCATCACTCTACTATTCAGCCCGATCGTAATCCAACCTGGGGGGGAGAAAGTGAACATATCAGGGTATTCGGCCTGATGAAAGCCAAATTTATAGACAAAGGGATCCCGGTACTCATGGGTGAATACGGGGCTTATAGAAGGGGGAATTCTCAAAATGTTCCCTTAGATCTGAACACACACAATGATGCAGTAGATTATTGGAATCGGTATGTAACTAAACAGGCCATCCAGCATGGTCTTAAGCCTTTCTTTTGGGATACCGGGGCTGCATTGGATCGCAGAAACAACAGGGTGCTTGATCAGCGTACGATAGATGCCATCCTTGCGGGCTCCAGGTAA